ATAGATATAAGAGGCTCCATTACTGATAGTGGAAGAGTGGAATGAAGCAAATTAATCATCAATTCATCAACACCTAATGCCAATTTCACTTCCGGCAATCCGAACTTCATCCGTTCACTCCCAACGGAATAAACATAATCTGCACAGCACAACAACAAGAAACCTGCTCCAATAGCATGACCTTGCAAAGCAATGGATACAGGAATTTTCATAGCATATAATTGCAACAGAAGACAATCCAGTTGTTCAAAAGTCTTTACCACTTCAGAAGAGTCAACCTTAACTCCCGTGCAAAATGCATGATCACTTCCTTCAATAAGAAGCGCTTCCACATTCAGTGGCAACTCTGACAATATTTTGTTAAATGATTGCAGATCATTCAATGTCAGCATATTTCCATTCGGACTATCAAATGTCACCACTCCAATGCCATCATCTATTTTCCAGTGAATCATATACTAAAAGAGCCTCCGTTAATATGAATAGTCTGACCATTGATATAAGACGCCTTTTCTGATATCAAAAATTCTACCAGATTCGCCACATCTTCCACCTTACCAAATTTGTGGGACGGTATATTTTCCAATATCTTAAATCTGTATTTTTCTGGTATACGCATCAGCATATCCGTTTCAATAGCCCCAGGTGCTACCGCATTCACACAAATCCCTTTAGCAGCAAACTCCAAAGAAAGAGATTTTGTAAATCCTACTATACCGGCTTTTGATGCAGCATAATTGGACTTGCCAAAAGCCCCTGTATAACCGGCAATACTTGTAAAATTTACAATTCTCCCCCAACCTCTTTGTATCATGGAAGGAATAAAGGCATGGGAAAAAAAATAAATTGAACCGAGATTTATATTCAAAACCTGATTCCATTGATAAGGTTCCATTTTTAGGAAAGTGGCATCATTCTCAACACCCGCATTATTTATTAGCACATCAACCCCTCCAAAGACTTGTAACACCTGATGAGCGACAGTCTCTATTGAACTATAATCCTCCAAGTCGCATTGATAGTAACTAACATTGGGATATAAGTCTGCCAATTCTTTTGCACCAGCTTCGTTGCGATTGTAAGTGATGATTACATTTTTGTAAATAGCCGCCAAACATGCTGCTATACCTTTTCCGATGCCTTTATCTCCTCCTGTTATAAAAACGGTTTTCTCTGTCATCATCCCCATTTTATTATCGAAGCTCCATAAGTCCACCCGCTACCTACTGCTGCAAACAAGACATTGTCACCTTTATGAATGCGACCAGTCCTATTCACCTCATCAAGAAGAATCGGGATAGTACCACTTGATGTATTGGCATACTTATCCATATTTGTCATGACTTTCTCAAAAGGAAGTCCTATTATCTCAGATGTTTTTCTAAGAATTTTTATACTGGGTTGGTGAGGTATCATCAAGTCTATATCACTAATGGAAAGTCCGGTATCTTCAAGCACCTGATAAATGGCACGGGGCAGAGCTTGTGTAGCTGAATTAAAGACAGCCTTACCATCCATTTGAAAATATTGAAGTCCCTTCTCCAATATTTCCGGAGTGATGGGCATTTCTGAGCCACCAGCCGGAACTGTAAATCCCAAATGCTCATGGCTGCTATCCGTATAGAGGCGATATGCCAGAAAACCTTCAACCACATTGGCTGAGGTTAAAACAGCCGCACCAGATCCGTCTCCAAAAAATACGGCATCACGTCTTGTCCAATCAACAATTCTACTAAAGGTATCCGCCCCTATCACAAGGACATTATTATATACACCACTGGCAATATACTGAGTTCCAATAGACATAGCGAACAGGAAACCACTGCACACTGCCGCTATATCAAAAGCAGCCGCATTAAACGCTTTCATCTTGTATTGGACAATAGCTGCCGTAGAAGGCGCCTTTCGGTCAGGAGTCGCCGTAGCCACTATAATCAGGTCAATGTCACCAACGTTTAAACCGGCATTACTAATCGCATTAAGACCTGCTTGAGCCGCCAAATCGCTCGTCGTCTCATTATCTGCCGCAATGTGCCGTTCCTTTATTCCTAAATTAGCCTGAATCCATTCATCGTTTGTCGGCACGATTGTCTCCAAATATTTATTTGTATATACTTTAGGAGGAACATATGAACCCGTCCCAAGAATTTTCACATTGCGTATTACTTGTCTCATAATAG
Above is a window of Bacteroides helcogenes P 36-108 DNA encoding:
- a CDS encoding enoyl-CoA hydratase/isomerase family protein, with translation MIHWKIDDGIGVVTFDSPNGNMLTLNDLQSFNKILSELPLNVEALLIEGSDHAFCTGVKVDSSEVVKTFEQLDCLLLQLYAMKIPVSIALQGHAIGAGFLLLCCADYVYSVGSERMKFGLPEVKLALGVDELMINLLHSTLPLSVMEPLISMGEYVNYRKMIEWKLIDEITVDSPQEKCIIWMKERTGCKQSFCFCKQIMRKDVCMKMAEAYRQSCYLELAGLFHR
- the fabG gene encoding 3-oxoacyl-ACP reductase FabG — translated: MMTEKTVFITGGDKGIGKGIAACLAAIYKNVIITYNRNEAGAKELADLYPNVSYYQCDLEDYSSIETVAHQVLQVFGGVDVLINNAGVENDATFLKMEPYQWNQVLNINLGSIYFFSHAFIPSMIQRGWGRIVNFTSIAGYTGAFGKSNYAASKAGIVGFTKSLSLEFAAKGICVNAVAPGAIETDMLMRIPEKYRFKILENIPSHKFGKVEDVANLVEFLISEKASYINGQTIHINGGSFSI
- a CDS encoding 3-oxoacyl-ACP synthase III family protein; the encoded protein is MRQVIRNVKILGTGSYVPPKVYTNKYLETIVPTNDEWIQANLGIKERHIAADNETTSDLAAQAGLNAISNAGLNVGDIDLIIVATATPDRKAPSTAAIVQYKMKAFNAAAFDIAAVCSGFLFAMSIGTQYIASGVYNNVLVIGADTFSRIVDWTRRDAVFFGDGSGAAVLTSANVVEGFLAYRLYTDSSHEHLGFTVPAGGSEMPITPEILEKGLQYFQMDGKAVFNSATQALPRAIYQVLEDTGLSISDIDLMIPHQPSIKILRKTSEIIGLPFEKVMTNMDKYANTSSGTIPILLDEVNRTGRIHKGDNVLFAAVGSGWTYGASIIKWG